The genomic stretch ataatatttgaaaCACAACTCCAAATTTGAAGGCAATTTATGAACTTGAGGTTTCATACATACTGTTCTATTGTGAGaaatagatcttttaaaaaaaaatctaatattgtCTACACGTAAGGAAAGTACTGCTGTTGACTTATTGAAAGATTGTATGAACACAAATCTTAAAGTCAGTAAGTACACTTCTTGATAAGGGCAGGAAACCAAGGTTCTGTTTGAAGAGGCTTATTTGGCTTGAATTTGAAAAagatttggagggggggggggtagcaGCAGTGGTGTAAAGAGTTGAATCTAGATCATAACAGAATATTAGCTCAATTCAGAAGGCCAGAAAGTGCTAAATTAAGTGAGCTACATCTGTTTTGAACTTATTGGACTATAGTTTAAATTTAAAACTATCAAGAACCTCCAATCTGACAAAAAGCTGGGTAGAAAAAGGAGTAAGAATGCTTAGGgtagtcttaaaaaaaaatctattttcatcatttgtttcttTAGTCAAAGGGAATGTAATCTGATAAAGTGCTTTGAAGATTTTGTCCTGTTTATTCATTAGTAACTAATGCCAGAATGGTTTTAACAGTTGTACAAAGATCCATTCTCTTTGTACAGTCAAGCACTGTTCAACTACTCAGCTTGCTTATTTATCCACAATAAACTAGTTGATTTAAAGTCCATCTAAAATgtacacaaaacaataaattctgAAACACCTAGTACACAACACTCATATGTAATGTAAcattttttcaaatcttttgtCACTGGTTTATCATGCTTGAATTCTGACTATATCTAcagtagaattttagagctgcaAGGAAACAGATCAGCTCATTCGAATTACCCAGCATGCTTGTTATGAATAATCTCCCCTCCTTCTATTTCAATCTGCTCATAAAGCCATTTTCTGTCACAGCGGCATTCGGCTCCACACTTGTTAGAACCACAGTTGGGACAGGCGTAGAAACACCCCAGGCAATCTTCATCAAGGCAGTCACAGAGATCCATCCCACTGAGTATCAGGAGGCCCTGGCTATCATAGACTTTGCTCTTTGGTGGTATCActtgcctgtaaaatggaaaaggtTATTTTTAACAGCCATTCTAGAGTTAGGAATTTTTAATTCCAAGCAAAAAAATTCTTTTCCGTTTAAGCTTTagcataaaaacaaagaaaaccatgcAAAGGAaagtatggggggtgggggagaagagtaGGATAGGTTTTAGAAtttatgactgaaatgattcctGATGTCCAATATGGCTATTTTTAACAACTTGGGTATGGTCCTGCTAAAGTGGTTCCTACCTTTAGTTCAAAGTCAACATATACTCAGTAATTACAAATTTCCATTTAAGAAGTAGAAATCTAATGTATGGGTGGGAAATATCTTCCAAAGGTCAATACTTCTATATAAGAATACAAACAATAGGAAACCATTTCCTtcacacccccctcccccttatggATTTTGCTATTCCTTTGTGGGCGTGGTAGCTTACCTCCTAAGTCAGTTGTATTGATTAATTTTGTTGGTTTTACTATTTATGTAGCCCCACAATCTACAAATACCAATTTAAGAAAGAACACCTTGATCTTCTGAAGAGGAAAGAATTTCATCATCAGGCCATAAATTAGGGTCTTATTTATGTACAAGTTATTGAACATCAACAAAGTCAGAATTTTTCAAGTTGAAGGAGACCTAGAAATCATTCACCACCGGTAAAACAAGGAAACAGAAGAGGGACACTCCCCCTCCCCTGAAGCAATGTGAAACCTCAGAAATGAAGAGACAAAACCAAGTGTCTTTCTTAATACACACTGCTTACCTGTCTGAATTGGTTGCCTTAGtttgccttcttttttctctcttaccAGTTTCTGGAGTAAACTCAGTTTGCTTTCCTGGATTTGCAAACTGCAAGGACCGCAAAGCCTTGGCGGTCCTTCcctaaggaaaagcaaaaattctCAATTTAGATCTCTACAACAAAGACACAGACAGTAAACATCCCACTTAACAACTGCCACGCTAACCAACAGACTACAGCCCGCTTTGCCCAGAAATAAAAATTCTGGGAGCCCAACGTACTAAAACTGAACTTTATTCTTTAGAAGAGGCCATTAGGCCATTATTCTCAGATTACACAACCCTAACAAGTTTggttattcattttattatattacagCAAATCAAAAGTAGCACAGGAGGAAGGCATAAGAGGCAGACACACTGGCAGCAGAACTAAAGGCTGATAGCAATGGAGAAGaggaagtcaaaacaaaacaaaacaaaacaaaagccaccCAGCACAGTGAAATAGTAGACATTCATGATGAGGGCTGAGTCAAAGATTTAAGTTCAGTTTCTTCTGTTTGAGAAAAGTGTTACCATTCAAAGGTGTAAGTTTTTCAGCTATGTAGTTAATTATAAATGTAGAACACCCTGATGATGTGCTACTATATTAGGACAGACAGGAGCCTTACCAAAATCCCAATCCaaccaaaaaatcccaaacaatagaacccccgccccccccaaaaccaaaacaaatatttGGTTTTCTGAAATGAGACTATGAGCCACATGTTCAACACTAGAAGAATTGCTTCAGGAAAGAAGGGCAAGGTCACCTCACAGTGTATATATCAAAGGAATAGGCTTCACTTAAGTCCTCAGGAACAGCAAATCTTACTTTTCTGGGAGCAGGAATGAAAAATGCTTACTAACAAGGCAGTATTATTGGTactgggtgggaggggagaaataTAGTTCATTACCCACTAATACACAAACTCAGCCAGtgccaaacaatttaaaaaatttaaaagccttCTATTAAAATCTTTCATTAGGTAAGTGTTGAATTAAGTTTTTCCAAATAGAAGGTACACATTTTTCAAGGTAATAATCTTTAAAACAAGACAGACCGTATCTcacaccccacaaaaaacaaatcaaaactttACACAAAGAATCATGTTTTTGGTGACCAGAGAGGCCTAAAATTAGGAAATAGGGCAACAAGATTCTGAGCTATGCTCCTAGACACACCCACACAAATCCAAACATGGGTGAGgacaaaagaggaagagaataaaaggagCAAGGAAAAACATTCATTGCAAGCCACCAGCTTATTCCCTTCAGAAATTCTAGTTGTAAATGCTAAACTGGGCCACTCCCTTTTCTGATCCTACCACTTAAATGgctgaaaagagggagaaagcaagaaaataaggGAGCACCACTTCCATTATTCTCAACTGTCTAAATTTTATATCCCTAATATTACATTGACAAAGTGCATATGAGCAAcgataaaaaataaaaggtatgcTTCTATACTACCCAAGCAAAACTTTAAATTGCAGACCTAAATAAGTGAAAAATTGGTCCATATACATACGTCTGAATCAGCTTTCCTTTTTTGGCGATCTTCAGATTCAACATCCACACTTCCATTGATTATCTGTGTGCATTTTGGACAAAGCTTCCAACCAGGTACAAGCTGTCTTCCAAACTTGGCACTTAGGAAAGTGGCATCATCTAAGTCAATTGCATGCAAATTTTTCTTTGCAAGCTTTTTGTGTATGTTAAAAGGATCACAACAAGACTTTTGCAAGTCCTCAAATCGATCAATGTAAATTTTTGCATGGTGGAAGCAAATTGTATTGTTTCCAGAGAGTGTCATCCCGGTTCTAAGCTGAAGCAAAAGAGCATCATTTGATGATAATTCTTGCAAAGTCTTGAAGCCAGTGTGTCGAGTATAGTATGTCTTATGACATTCATTGGTAGCACGAAGCTGAACTCCAACTGAACAGGGATCCATCTTACTTCCTTAGAACAACCTATTCAccgtttttttttattctgcctaGGTTTTTTTTCTGTAGCCTCTAGTAGGTCCTATTGAGGATCACACCCTAGAGAAAGCATTAAAGTGAATCAGATTTatggtacattttttttaaacctaaaggCCTGACACTAAAAgtaaaatcatatttatatacccCTATAGAATTTTATCCCCCCTTTAAACTTCTATTGCatatataatagttatttattttttaaagaaaattctccTCCATGCTCCATATTCTAGATTACATTCGCAGATTTATAAATTTCAGCAACATGTGCAAGACTATGATATCCACATTCAACCCAACTGTCAAATCCAAAGATAACGTTAGTCTACAGCTTAAAGAAATTATATTCAAAGTTCATTTTGAAGGCAACTATTTGGAACTTGTCCCCCTACCCCCTACGGGAACAATTATAGTTGGAATCCCATTTATTTAACAGCAGTAACCAGAATCCTGGAtacaaggaagagaggaaaggaaactgCTCTTTTCTGGACATAAAGTTAACTACAGGTAAAATTCTGAAACTGGTTAAATGTGTCTTCAGAACCACCAATTTCCTAATGTTTTCTGGAGAATACTGGGACTGggcaccaaaaaaaatcaactgtagccatgcccccttccccccattccaATTTGCTTAAGTTAGGGGATTTCAGTTATGTTAATTTGACAGTCTTTCTTCTATCTTATTCTTCTGTTTACAGGATATTTGCATTTAAAGGACTCTAAGAGTTAGGTctggaagaccaaaaaaaaaaaacaacccaaaaccccAGGGTTCAGGTAAAAACAGCCtgtgggagaggaggaaagagggaccTTTAAATGGGGTTAAATTCCCAAACTAGGCTAGCCTTCCTAAGTGATGAAGTTGTTTCTATTTCCAACAGTTTCTTCCCACTCACCAGTTTTGAACATTAAGCTTCAAGGTTTTTTACACAATGGTTTCCTAGTGCACTGGCTAGTTGGACATTTATAGGTTGGGAACTGCCCACATATGCAAACTTGTTATTTCTCAGGATGACCAAGCAAGATTTAATCAAAGGGGAGCTAACTTTGTACATTTAGAGATTCTAGATATACTTCTCCAATTTCTTATTTGAAAAgctagcgggggcagctaggtggcgcagtggataaagcactggtcctggattcaggagtacctgagttcaaatcttgactcagacacttgacacttactagctgtgtgaccttgggcaagtcacttaacccccatagccccacaaaaaagaaaaaaaaacctagcaaGCATCTTAaccaaaaattcccattttaagTATTATACTTAAGTCATAATTTGCTTGCCCTTGTTTTTCTTGCTTGAAATCTAGTTATTCAAGAGGCCTCATCAGtttaaattgaaattaaattcaacacagcatttattaaggatacaATGGTTCCTTAAAGaagcagtccttgccctcatggaACTGCCTACAACCACACCACTTCTCTGGGCCCCCAGATCCTTACCTGTTGAATGAAGGGATTGGGCTAGAtgagctctaaagctatgattctatCTTAAgtgtcttaaaggaagtcaaaagtactggtacatagtaagtgctcaataattTATTGGCACAATCAGGCTGGCTTTTAAAGATCCTGAATCAAAAACCCTTAAGAATGGGAAGGGACCTCAAATGTCACCCCACCAAACCCCTACCTGAAGTTTGCACCTTAACATTTCTGACAAAATCACTGGGTCTCTGCTTGAACTCCACAAGGcatctcattctacttttggatggtTCTGATAagatgttttgttattttttaagaaCGGAAGTGCCCAACTAGAGGCAAGCTTATTGGCattccattaaaaaacaacaacaacaaaaccccacacCCCAACCCCCCACACCCACTGCAAATTTAGAGCTGGGGAGTTATCCCAAAAGATTATGGGCCAAAGGGTAAGTCGGAATGTTTTGTCAGGAATGTCTCCGGGCAACTCGAATGTCTGGGAAGGTATGGTTTTTACTTATTCCCACTCAATCTTTCTCCTATTTCCAGAATGGGAAAAATCAAAGTAGTCTATCACTTTTAACTTTGTGTATGGGTATgggcatgtgcatgcatgcatacacaccccccccccacccacaacCCTTGGGTAAGGTCAGATTCCCTGTCAGTCCTCAGAATACaataaggtgatataaaaacaaagtttcAAAGAAGTAATCACATAAAGATTTACTTCAGTGCCGGCTAAGATTACAGAGAAAATTCAAAACTGTTTTTGTCCACTGCGGGCCAGATTTTCTCACAGGAGTAGAGGCTCTCTCAATAGCAATAACCTTTTCCGCAGATAATTCTCTTAGAACTAGAAATGAGCCAAGGAGTTCTTTGTCAAAGAAGCTGGAAGTATGCGCATCAGTATAGATAATCCTCCATTGGTGCAGatcccatccatgccttctcatcctgtgcaattcttgtcCAAATATCCTCCTCCACAGGGTTACCCAACATATTGGAGGTTTTCCTCCAggtatttaatattttgtgaatACTAGAGCAATGCTCAGGCTGTTCATTTGTTATCCCTCCACCAGTTCAACTCCTTTCCTGGTCATCTATGTCATGCTTCTTACATGATTTCTTGCATACAAGTCACCAGTGATAATAAGCTGCAGTCTATTTAGCctcatcatgaatctttccaCAGGTGACCTGCAATTCTGATTCTTCTGAGGGCATAGTATTCCATGATTTGCAGGCATATAGCATCACTGGGAGAATACTGGTGTTAATAAGATAGGCTTGTGCAAAGAGCAGCTTGGAATCCCTGAAAGCGCTGTGAACTTTGACAAATGTAATCCAGCCTGtagttttcttcctcctatttAATTCTGAACCCAGTTCATTGTCCACCAATAATCTGCCCACCCAACTACATTTCACAATCTGGGCAATAAGCCATCTTCCCCGAAGTAGTCACAGTTTAAACTGATAGAGCAACAAATAGATGTCAATTGTTTTAccaacatttttatagcatatcTATTTTTATCAGCAACGGAACTATTGTTTGAAGTCAGTACTCAATGTACTAGATCAGGAAATAACAATGACACGGATAAAGTTGGGATGGAAAGACGAAACTGGCCAAATACATAGGGTAGAAAATTCACTGCAGAGGTGACAATTTAAAAGCACCCTATGACAGCGGTAGCTGGCTGTCCAGGAGGAAAGGGGGTTTTTGCTATAGCCATGTATGACAACCTAGACTCACTCCTACAGCAATTGACACTGGAGAAGTTATGACTTTTATGTAGACTCTGAAACGGAATAAAACGTAAAGGTCAAAATGTTTTTAGTAGTGGAAGACAACCAAGAGAATGTCAGAAGCAGCCATTTTTTGGTAAAAACAACGATTTTAAAGAGGTTGCCATAAATCCTCAAAATGGAGGTGAAACTGACCACACAAAGTATTTTGTGGGCATGAATACACAATACCAGAACTTTATCTGTCTTGAAGGTGGAGCCTGATAAACAGTGAAAACAAAGTTAGTTGGGAGTAACAGGTGACAAAGACATGCCTACAGATTCTTCAACTCGAAGAATCTCAACATAGTATGCTGGGAAGGTGGAGCCAAATAGAGGTCACAGACATTTCTAGACATGTTGGATTCTTGGTACAAAAGAAATGTCAATTCTTGTGAACTGGGTGCCTAACCTCTAACATCAGGCCATACATTAAACCTGTAAAGGCCTTCCCAGAGCACATTACTCATGCTAAATGATTCTTGTGGAACTTTTCCTTGGTTCACTCTCACTGACTGCTGACAGACTTCAATTTCCTTAGTCAATTACTTCAACCTTTCCAGTTGCTTCTCTCCGTGGCTAGCTAACCACCTGTGATCCTGATCTAATTTTGCTTAGTTTCAAAGAAAAAGCCCTATggttggaattaaaaaaaaaaaaaagaaaaatcaaggcgTGGGACCCAGCACAcccacttactagttatgtgaacttgggcaactTGTTtcacttctttttcatttgtaaaatcaagaGATAGAATCAGAAGCCCTCTCaaatttcagctctaaatttgcTAGCCCGTTGCTGATTTACCACTGActtcttcctcccccattttCCTAAAAGGTACAGACTTAAACATAGGCCATAACAACCTCCTTAGCACTTCTGCATCTGCATTGCACTGCATATGGGAAGAAAATGTGCAGAAGTAGATACTTATTTTGGAAAACGGAAGACGAAAGACATACTGAATTTTAGACTTGCTTAAGAGCACTGCTATAAAAGAtaagggctggggcagctaggtgtcacagtggatggagcacagtccctggagtcaggaatacctgagttcaaatccggcctcgtacacttagcacttactggctgtgtgaccctgggcaagtcacttaaacccaactgcctcactgaaaaaaagaaaaaaaagaaagaaaaaaaaaagataagggccATTTTCATGTAATTATGCAgaactttcctcccttttttggaAATTTAACGATTTGGCGATTTCCCCTGCAAATAAAGGTtagataatgctttaaaaatgtttaaaggcACTCCACTGATGAAGTATCACAAAGGGAGAACTCCAAAAGGATGATGGACCTGTTATTACCAAAAAAGGCAACAAAAGAAAGCAGCAACAATTATTCATGTACCTAACTCACTCATATCTTATACAATTTTAAGGAGAACCATTTATACATCATTCTCCAGagtttcttgaagaaaaaaactcAACCCTTTTTAGAAGTGTTTTAAAAATGCCACAAACCTCACCTTCACAGTCACAACCAACAAAGATGTGGAGAATATGATTTTCTGTTGTTGGTATATGTTGACTGACAGAACAAAAAAACCTTACCACCTGTGATTAGGTATTGAAACAATTTCCAAAACCACATATGTAAATCTCACACAACTTAGATAGTAACAACGACATATAACTTTGTGTCATGCTCCTGATGAGGATGATATATGCTCAGCAAAAATGTCCTCCACTCTTCTAAGGGATGCTACACACCACTATCAACTAGAAGATTCTTGTTTATAACATTGACCAGAGAATGTTAGGATATGGAAAGAACCAGACTGTgggttctttgagggcaagaactcccctttgcctttctttgtattctgagCACGCTTAGCTCAGTCTGGcctatagcaggtgcttaatagatgtttactgaCTGAACACTACTAGTCTCAGATATCATGTCCACTCAAAAGAGCATTATGAtctacagagggaaaaaaaaagtggatgaatAATGCATATCATATAGTTACACTGGGTGAGAGGTGACGgctaaaaagtaaaaaagataCTCTTGAAACTCCCATCTTCCCACCAACATGAAAGGTTAGTTTGCAttttgtgttggggggggggaaagagaagaggatctCTAGAATTCTTACTTTGGGGGAGATGACCATCACCCAGTTGTGGAACCTACTCTTGCCTTGGAAATTCGGAGTAAAGCTAATACCTTGCTTCCTCATACAAAACTGTTTTATTTCCAAGATCCTGACAACTGAAATTCCTTTTTCTCATCAGTGTCTTATCCTcacttttcctcattcttcttagATTTACTGAAGATGTTCTGTTCTCCAAGATCATCCTGTTCTAGCTTCATTTACTTCAGTTTTGTTGTCATTTCAATAAGGCACTGGCCTTCTAATTCTGAATCCCTTGCTCCCTTGTCTTAGTGTTCCCAAACCCAGGGTTACTCAAATCATGATTTCTTCACTCCTCTCAGCTGAATGAAATGATTAGGGAGTTCATTACAAATTCAGGCTAACAAAATGGGACCTCACCAATAGAAGGCAGCTGCATCTATCATATCCCAGCAGGGGCCCCTCACTCCACCCATACTTCCTCATTCCCACCTCCAAATTCACTGAGATTAATCGGGCAATTCTATTTGCACTCTCAATTTTGGAGCTTGAGCAACCAGTTGCTTATTCTCATCTCTATTGGCTATGTCCCAGCTACCTACAAAAATGCTCTGGTCTCTCATTAAATAACAGAACTTCTCTGTCATCACCTCCAACTATCACCCTTCAGCTCTCTTTCCTCAGTTACTATTCCAGGTACTAGGGGAAAAATTAGCTTAcactctctgcctctcctttatTAATTATTCCTTATTAGTAATCTGATGCCATGGTGCCCTCAGATTGCTTTATGGTCACCAATGAACTtaaacaaaaaggggggggggtgtgatTAAAAACGTAGTATTGATCATCCACCTGAGTAAGGAGAGCCTTCCCAAACGGGGGCTTATATTTTCACACCCACAGCCGACCATACCCGCCCCTGGCACCCACCACCCACCCCAGCCTCGGGATGGCGGGCCCCCTCCCATGGCTCTTCAGTATGGATGCTACGCCGGAGTCCGCAATGCGGCATTCTAGGGCATTACCTCATTGCACCAAAACCGCTCGGCCCCGCCCCCGAGGCCGCCATTTTGGTGCTCCCACCATTTTGCCAATTTCACAGATGCATACACCCTAAAACACGTCTTTTAAATAAATGCGTTTTGAAGGTCCGCTCCCAGTCCTAGAACCGTGGGGTCAAGGGCCTCGTTATTTGGTGACCCctaccccccaacacacaccgtcgcccacctcccctccccctccgtcCCGACTTCTTTGTGAGACCTCTTTTCTTGGGGCCTCCTTTTTATATGCCCCCCCACTAGGCACCTAACAAATGGGGATTGATTGACCAAGACACCCCCAATCGTCTAGAACCCCGGCGTTAAAAGGGGTGCCGCTCAATGGGCGCTACTGTCCAGCCCCCACGGGTCTTGTGGTCGAGAGTAAACAGAAAGCGCTCCCACAATGCCGCCCCCCCCAATTTAAGCTACGTAGGAGCAcggaggccatcttgtccaagcCTTGCCATCTTACAGGCGGGGCACCTGTGGCGCAGAGAAATGAAGGGACGGGACCAAGGAAGATTGGAGCCCAGGCCCTCGGCTACCGGGTCCCCCAGGACTGTAGCTCTCTCCCCACACCGCGCCCCACCCCCCAATCGCTGGGGGCCCGGGAAAATTAGAGAACTGAAGCAAGGTGGCCATgggcgtgtgtgtgtgggggggagaatcCCGGGTCCCCAAGCCCAGAGCCTGAGGCTCCCCCGCAGTGcggcggggtgggggaggggcgcgCCTAAGTCACCCCGGGAATAAGAAAAACGGCAGGACCGGgagtcttccccacccccaccatgccCATCAGCCCCCGGAGCCCGCTAGGCCCGAGCCCCGGTCTCGACCTCGGGCTTCGCCGCCGGGAGAGAGCGCCTGGCTCCTCCACCCTCACCGCTCTTCTGCCTCGGCCTCCATCCAGTACCTTGCCCGGCGCCCGTCCAGGCTCCTGCCGCGCCGTCCCCCGCACCTCAGCCCCTTGGCCCGCTGCAGCCATGAAATAACGGCTCCGCTCGTAGCAACTAGCAACACGACCGGCACGCACCGCCCACCACCAGCGAAAGGACGCGGCGAGCCGGCTAGAGCGGCTCTTGTAGAGGGACGCTACAGCCGTAACCAGCGAGAGGACGCGTGGGGGGGCGGAGCCAGGAGTGCCTAGAGCGACAGCCCGCGAGAGCGCGAGCGCGGCCGCCATGTTAGGAAGGTCGTCCCGGCCCAGAGAGATTTGCGGGCCAGGAAAAGGGTCCAGGCCCAGACCTACAGACCCGGGAGAAATAAGAGAGGCCCGGGAAGGGCAAGGCAAGATTTCAATGtaaagaacatttattttattttttccagtgacatctaagggtagttttcaacatccattttcataagatttagagttccaaatttttctccctccctccctttcctcccccccccgcccccctccac from Dromiciops gliroides isolate mDroGli1 chromosome 6, mDroGli1.pri, whole genome shotgun sequence encodes the following:
- the LOC122732465 gene encoding ARL14 effector protein; the encoded protein is MDPCSVGVQLRATNECHKTYYTRHTGFKTLQELSSNDALLLQLRTGMTLSGNNTICFHHAKIYIDRFEDLQKSCCDPFNIHKKLAKKNLHAIDLDDATFLSAKFGRQLVPGWKLCPKCTQIINGSVDVESEDRQKRKADSDGRTAKALRSLQFANPGKQTEFTPETGKREKRRQTKATNSDRQVIPPKSKVYDSQGLLILSGMDLCDCLDEDCLGCFYACPNCGSNKCGAECRCDRKWLYEQIEIEGGEIIHNKHAG